In the Streptomyces sp. SJL17-4 genome, AACCGCCTGAGGCGCACGTTCCGATCCCTCCGGTGGATCATGATGACGTTATCGAAGAGTGACGGTTCACCGCAGCTCAGGGCCTGTGCATGACGGAGAGTTCCGGCCATGTCCGGTACGACCGGAAGGCGCTCGCCGGCCGACGGTCCGTCTGCTCCGCTCAGGTCTGCGGGAGATGGGTGGGCAGCGCCGCCGCGCCCTCCGCGGTGACCCGGGTCGCACCGAAGTAGTCCGGGGTGTCGATCCGGTCGAAACGGATCACCGCCCCGGTGCGCGGCGCGTCGATCATGTACCCGCCGCCGACGTAGATGCCGACGTGCCGGATGGCCCGCGAGTTGGTCAGGTCGTCGGAGAAGAAGACCAGGTCCCCGGGGAGCAGCTCCTCCCGCGAGGGGTGCGGCCCGGCGTTGTACTGGTCGTTGGCCACGCGCGGCAGCTGGATGCCGACGCTCTCGTACGCGGCCTGGGTGAGCCCCGAGCAGTCGAACCGGCCGTCCTGCGCGGCCGTGCCCGTACCGCCCCAGAGGTACGGGGTGCCGAGCTTCCCCTGCGCGTAGTGGATCGCGCCGGCCGCCTGCCGGGAGGGATCGACCCGGCCCTGGGGCTGGGCGAAGCTCTTCTCCAGGGACTTGATGATGCGCACGTAGTTCTGGGTCTCGCTGATGGGCGGCACCCCACCGTGCTTGATGACCCGGTACGCGCCCGCGTTGTACGCGGCCAGCATGTTGCTCGCCGGGTCCCCGGGCACGTTCCTCACATAGCCGGCGAGCTCGCAGTCGTACGAGGCGGCCGAGGGGATCGCGTCCTTGGGGTCCCAGATGTCCCGGTCGCCGTCCCCGTCGCCGTCGACCCCGTGACCGGCCCAGGTGCCGGGGATGAACTGGGCGATGCCCCGCGCGTCGGCCGGGGAGACGGCCCGCGGGTTCCAGCCGCTCTCCTGGTAGAGCTGGGCCGCGAGCAGAGCCGGGTTGATGGCGGGGCAGAGGTTCCCCCACTGCTGCACGAGCCCCTGGTAGAGCGCCGGGACCGCGCCCTTGGCGAGCGCCACGGTGCCGTTCGCCCTGCCGCCCGCGCCGCCGGCGAGACCCGCCGCCGCCGAGTACGTACCGACGACGAGCAGTGCGACGAAGCTCAGACAGACCCCGAAGGCCCCACCGGCCACCAGCCACGCCTTGCCGGCCCTACGCACCGTCAACCACCCCTCGGCCCATGGCAGTACGCCCCCGGGAACGAGTCTAGGCGGTGGGCCGCCGACACCGCCCCAAGAGTGCAACAACGACAATCATTGCCCGGAGTCACTCTCCGTGATACACAGAGTGACCATACGCTTCTTTGCATAGAAACCGGCCAGACCACCGCAGGTCAAGACGGTCAAGTCGGTCAGATGTGCGGGGATCGGGTAAAGAGAGCCGTCAAGCCGTCACACGCGAGCGGTTTCATCAGCGAAGATAGGGCGATGACCCATGCCGTCCGGCAGGGGCGACTAACTACCCATACAGGGGCGGTGAGTTACATGTACCTGGCGGCCGAGAAGGGCGACATCACCACCATCATCGGTGGAATCGCCCCGAACTGGGGGCCTTTCGGGAGCCTGGGCGCCGAGGCCAAGATCATGATCGAGGTCGTGATGGCCGTGGCCATCCTGCTCTGCCTCGGCATCGCCATCTGGGGAGCGGCCAAGCAGCGCATCGGCGCGACCGCCCTCCGCGACACGTTCAGCGCCGAACAGGGCAAGGGCCTGATCGTGGCCGGTCTGACCGGCGTCTTCATCATCGGATCCCTGGGGACGTTGTTCACCATCGTGTACGGGATGGCGGTCTGACCCCCCGTCGGACACCACCCCACTGAGAATGCGTTACCCAGATGTCCAGCAAGACGAGCAAGACCAGCCATGTTTCAGCACTGCCCGTACTGCCCGTACCGCGAACCAGTGAGGGGGCGTTCCCGGCATGAGTCCCGGTGACGAGCACGACAGCTTCGGCGGCGTGGGCGGCTCGGGCCAGACCCGGACCCGCCTGCCCGAGGGCAACAGCGGCGACGTGTACGGCGGCGCCCGCCGCCCCGTCCGCAGCTCCCGCTCCCTCATCACGGTCGTCGGCGTGGTGGTCGTCCTCGTCGCGGCCATCGCCTTCGCCAACCGCGGCGGCGGCGACCCGGCGGACGCGGCGGGCCCCTCCGCCGACACCCCCGCCAAGACGGCCCCCACGGCGGCCACGGGCATCCGCCCGGTCACCGGCAAGAACGGCCAGATCCCCACGGGCTACGCCCAGGACGAGCAGGGGGCGCAGAGCGCGGCGACGAATTACGCGGTGGCGCTCGGTTCGGCGGAGATGTTCAGCGCCGAGGGACGCAACGAGATCGTCTCGGCGGTCTACGCGCCCGGCGCGGCGGCAGCCCGACAGGCCGACCTCGACAAGGCCGACAGCGCCAAGGATCTCCTGACAAGCCTCGGCCTCCAGGCGGACGGCACGGCGCCGCAGGGAATGACGTTCATCTCCCGGGTCATTCCGGTGGGCTCCAAGGTCGAGAGTCACACCGCGGACCGGGCGACGGTGTCGGTCTGGTACTTGTCCCTGTTCGGACTCGCGGGCGAAAACTCGAAGAACCCGGTCTCCGAGTCCTGGTACACCGACACTTTCGAGCTGCGGTGGGTCGGCGGCGACTGGAAGGTCACCAAGTCCACCCAGAAGGACGGCCCCGTCCCCGTCGGACGTGACCAGAGGGCCTCCAGCGCCCAGGACATGGCGGATGCCGTCGGTCAGTTCGGAGGCTTCACTTATGCCCGGTAGGCCCCTCCGCCGCACCACCAGGGTCGCCGCCGTGCTCGGCACGGCCCAGGCTGCCGTCGTACTGTTCGCCGGCCGTGTCCTCGCCGCACCCACGCCCACACCCACGCCGAGCCCTAGCGCTGGCAACAAGGGCTGCGATCTCCTCACAGGACAGGCCCGGAGGCACTGCGAAAGCGGTCTTTCCGGCGGCGGGAGCAACCAGTCCCCCGTCACCAACCCCGCCGACGCGCTCGATCCCCTCAACTCTCTGGCCCGCGGCTTCGCCGACGCCGCCATCGCCACCGTCGACTACCTCTCCAAGGCGGTCAAAGAAACCGCCGACGTCGACTTCACCAACACGGAGTTCCTCGGCCGGTACGCCATCGTCTTCGCCGCCTCCACCGTCCTCACCCTCCTCCTCTGGCTCCTCGCCGTCGCCAAGCGCGCCATCCGCGGCGTCCCCCTCACCACCGCGCTCTCCGAAGCCATCGGCTTCCTCTGGCTGACGGTCCTCGCCTCCGCCTTCACCCCCCTGATCCTCTACACCGTCGTCAACGCCACCGACGCCGTCACCGAGGTCATCGCCTCCGGCACCGGCCGGCAGACCGACGTCTTCTTCGGCAGCTTCAAGGAGGCCCTCCAGAAGGGCGACAGCATCGGTGGCGGCCCCATCATGCTGATCATCGTCTCCCTGGTGACCGTCATCGCCGCCGGCGTGCTCTACCTGGAGCTGTTCCTCCGCGCCGTCATGCTGTACGTCGGCGCCCTCCTCGGCGTCGTCGTCTACTCCGGCCTCGTCGACAAGAACATGTGGGGCCACGTCCGCCGCTGGGCCGGCATCATGATCGCGATCATCCTGGTCAAGCCGGTCATCGTCATCGTCCTCGGCCTCGCCGGCGCCCTTTCCTCCGGCACCGGACCCGACTCGTTCTCCGCCGTCGTCTCCGGCCTCGCGATCATCCTGCTCGCGATCTTCGCCTCCGCGATGATCTACCGCTTCGTCCCCGGCTTCGGCGACGAGATCGCCGCCTCCCGCAACAACCGCCTCCACCGCGCCGGCGAGAACGCGGCCGCGGCCGTCATCTCCTCCCCCGCCTCCCTCGTCTCCCAGGGAATCAAGACCCACAGTTCCCGCGGCGACGGCGGCGGCCAGGGCTCCCAGCCCGCCCGCCCCGCCAACCCCATGTCCGGTGGCATGGCCGCCCACAGCAGCCGCGGCGGAAGCGGCGGCGGCGGCGCGACTCCCCCGCCCCCACCCCGCAGCAGCAGTCCCACCGCGGGAACCCCGCACAGTAGCCGCAAGAACTCTGGAGGTGCAGGGCGTTGACGACCCAGTCCCAGCCGGTCGCGCCCCGCCGTACGTATCTCGTGGGCCGCGCCCGGCCGAACGCGATCGTCGGCAAGAACCGCGAGACCGGCGAGATCGCCCTGATCATCGTCGGCGCCTTCCTCGGCATGATGAGCGGACTCCTCGTCCCCCTCCTCCCCCTGCGGATCGCGCTCCTCGCCGGCCTCCCGATGCTCGCGATCGCCGCCGTGTACCTCCCGTACAAGCACCGCACGTTCTACAAGTGGTTCGAGATCAACCGCAGCTACAAGCGGATGCTCAAGCGCGGCACCGCCTACCGCTCCGTCGTCGCCGAGGCCGGCACCCGCCTCGACGGCCGCGAGGTCGAGGTCGGCCCGCCGCCCGGCATCGGCCGCGTCGGCTGGCTCGCCGCCCCCTTCGGACCCGACGAGATCGCCGTCCTCCTGCACGCCGACCGCCGCACCGTCACCGCCGCCATCGAGATCGAGGGCCCCGGCGTCGGCCTGCGCGACAGCGAGGACCAGGAGGCCCTGGTCGACCGCTTCGGCACCCTCCTCAAGCACGTCGCCAACGGCGACGGCTTCGTGACCCGCCTCCAGATGCTGGCCCGCACCCTCCCCGCCGACCCCGACGCCCACGCCAAGGACGTCGGCCAGCGCGGCGACCCCCACGCGCCCGCGTGGCTCATGGAGTCGTACGACCAGCTCCAGTCGATGGTCTCCACCTCCAGCGAGCAGCACCGCGCCTACCTCGTCGCCTGCATGCACTACACCCGCGAACTCGCCGCCGAGGCCAACGCCATGGCCCGCGCCGCCAAGCACGCCTCCGGCGCCCGCAAGCTCGACCGCGACGCCGGCCTCGCCGTCGTCATGGCCCGCGAGCTCACCGACATCTGCGCCCGCCTCGCCGAGGCCGACATCCGCGTACGCCAGCCCCTCGGCCAGTCCCGGCTCGCCTCCCTCGTGCACTCCATGTACGACCCGGACCACCCCATCGACCACATCCAGGCCATGACGAAACGAAACGCTTGGCCCGCCGAACTGGACGCGATGGAGCCGACGTACCTCCAGGCCAAGACCCGCGAGTCCTCCACCCGCGCCCCCTGGTGCCACGCCACCGCCTGGGTGAAGGAGTGGCCCATGACCCCCGTCGGCGTCAACTTCCTCGCCCCGCTGCTCGTCCACACCCCGGACGTGATCCGTACGGTCGCCGTGACCATGGACCTGGAGCCCACCGAGGTCGCCATCGAGCGGATGCTCACCGAGAAGACCAACGACGAGGCCGACGCCAGCCGCGCCGCCAAGATGAACCGCACGGTCGACCCGCGCGACATCGCCGCCCACGGCCGGCTCGACCAGCGGGGTGAAGATCTCGCCAGTGGCGCGGCCGGAGTGAACCTCGTCGGGTACATCACGGTGTCGTCGCGTTCACCCGAGGCCCTGGCCCGGGACAAGCGCACGATCAGGGCCTCCGCCGGCAAGTCGTATCTGAAGCTGGAGTGGTGCGACCGCGAGCACCACCGGGCCTTTGTGAACACCTTGCCGTTCGCGACCGGCATCCGCCGCTAAGGCCGAAGGGGCACAGACCCATGCGAGATCCGCTGTCCGTCCTCACCGACGCCTTCACCTCCTTCGTCTTCGGCAAGGTGGAGACGACCCGCCTGCCCGTCCGCACCTCCACCGGGCAGGCCCAGGCCGTCTACCTGCCGACCGCCGCCCCCGGCCTGGGCGACTCCGGCGTGATCATCGGCCGCGAGGTCTACAGCGGCAAGGGCTACATCTACGACCCCTTCCAGCTGTACGGGCAGCAGCTCCCCGCCCCGCACTGGCTGGTCCTCGGCGAGTCCGGCAACGGCAAGTCGGCCCTTGAGAAGACGTACGTGCTCCGCCAGCTCCGCTTCCGCGACCGGCAGGTCGTCGTCCTCGACGCCCAGGGCGAGGACGGCGTCGGCGAATGGAACCTCATCGCGCAGGAGCTGGGGATAACCCCCATCCGCCTGGACCCCATGGTCGCCAACGACTCCGGGATCCGCCTCAACCCGCTCGACCCGTCGATCACCACGACCGGGCAGCTGGCCCTGCTCCGTACGATCATCGAGGTGGCGATGGGCCACGGCCTCGACGAGCGCTCCGGCTTCGCGCTCAAGGTCGCCCACGCCCACGTCGTCGAGCACACCACCCACCGCCAGCCGATCCTCACCGACATCGTGGAGCGGCTCCGCCACCCCGAGGCGGAATCCGCCGAGGCGATGAACGTCGACATAGACGATGTACGGGCCTGGGGCCTGGACGTCGCCCTCGTCCTCGACCGCCTCGTCGACGGCGACCTGCGCGGCATGTTCGACGGCCCGACGACCGTCGGCATCGACCTCGACGCGCCCCTGATCGTCTTCGACCTCTCCCACATCGACCGCAACTCCATCGCCATGCCGATCCTCATGGCGATCGTCGGCGTCTGGCTGGAGCACACCTGGATCCGCCCCGACCGGAAGAAGCGCATCTTCCTCGTCGAGGAGGCCTGGCACATCATCAACAGCCCGTTCGTGGCGCAGCTGTTCCAGCGGCTGCTCAAGTTCGGCCGTCGCCTCGGCCTGTCCTTCGTCGCCGTCGTCCACCACCTCTCCGACGTCGTCGACGGAGCGGCGGCGAAGGAGGCCGCGGCGATCCTCAAGATGGCCTCCACCCGGACCATCTACGCCCAGAAGGCCGACGAGGCACGCAGCACGGGCCGGGTCCTCGGCCTGCCCCGCTGGGCGGTCGAGATCATCCCGACCCTGACCCCCGGCATCGCGGTCTGGGACGTCAACGGCAATGTGCAGGTGGTCAAACACCTCATCACCGAACGAGAACGCCCGCTGGTCTACACCGACCGCGCCATGACGGAAGCCTCGGCCTCCCTCGGAGACCCGGACCTCGAATGGGAGACGGAGCAGCGGGCGATCCTCATCGAGCAGCAGATGAACGGCACTTCGCAGTCGACGGTGGCGTAGATGGAAACGGCACGGAAGGGCGGGGGAGGGGTCTCCGACGGGCTGCTGCTCAGCCTGTTCGGCCTCCTCCTCTGCCTCACGGTCCTGGTGTGGACGGCGACGGGCCTGGCCGGTCTGCTCTCCCACGGCGCCTGGCCGGAGGGTGTCGCCTACACGGGCACACCCTCGGCCCTGCGCTCCCTGGCCACGGCCCCGGCGGACCTCGCGGCGGCCTGGCCGGCCACCCCGCCGGGCCAGCTCTCCGGATACGGCCTGTTCTGGGGCCTGCTGATCGGCGAGGCGATGATCCTCCTCGTCCTCGCGATCTTCGCCCTGGGCACCCTGGCCCGCTGGCGAGCGGTGCGCGCCAACAAGAAGGCGGGGGTGTACGGAAGGGGCCAGGAGCCGGTACGGGACACCCGCGAGCCGGCGCACGAGAAGCCCGCGTACGACGAGCCCGCCGACGAGCAGCCCATACGCGAGAGGCCCACGCACGAGAAGCCCGCGTACGAGAAGCCCGTACACGAGGAACCCGTACACAAGGCCGCTCCGGCTCCCCCGGCTCCCCGCAGCCCCCTCACGACCCACGCACCGGAGCCGCCCACGGCCCCGCTCCCGACAGCGCCCCCGGCACCGCCGGCCCCCGCAGGCACCCCCCGGACGTTCTACGGCCCCCCGGACGCCCGCCACCCCGCCGCCGTCCAGGCCGTCCAGGACGCCGAGGGCCCGGTCCTCGTCATCACCTCGGACCCTGCCCTCTGGGCCGCGACCAAGGACGCGCGCGGCAAACTCGGCCCGGTCCTCGTCCACGACCCCGGCCACCTGTGCGACACCCCCGCTCGACTCCACTGGTCGCCGTCCGAGCACTGCGAGGACCCGGCCGTGGCCACGGAGCGGGCGATCGCCCTGCTGGCGCCCGTACGCCCGCACTCCCGGCTGGACGCGGCCACCGCCGACACCGCCGAAACGCTCCTGCGCTGCTGGCTGCACGCGGCCGCCGTGGACGGACGCCCGTTCCGCCAGGTCCACCGCTGGGCGCAGGGCACGGGCGCCCACGAGCCCGTACGGATCCTCCGCAGCCACCCGAAGGCGGCCTCCGGCCACGCGGGCCTGCTCGAATCGGCACTCACCGCGCACCCGGAAAGCCGCCGCATGGCACAGGAACTGACGGCCCGTGCGCTGGCGTCGCTCTCGTCGATCCACATCCGGGAGGCCTGCACCCCGAATCGAACTGATTCGCTGGCGCTGGCATCTTTCCTCCCCGAAGGGGGCACCCTCTACGTGGTGGGGGAGCCCATCGAGGATCCCCGCACCCACCCCGGCGCGATGCCGCTCCTGACGGCGCTCGCCGCAAGCGTGGTCGAGCACGGCCGCCGCATGGCCGCACGGTCATCCGACGGTCGGCTCGACCCACCAATGACCCTCGTCCTGGACGACGTCGCCGCCGTGGCCCCGCTCCCCCAGCTCCCGGAGCTCCTCGCCACCGGCCACACCCAGGGCCTCCCGACCCTGGCCCTGATGCGCTCGCCGGAACAGGCCCGCACCAGATGGCCGGAGACCTCCCTGAGCCACTGAGGGACCCTGCCTCGGTCCGCTCCCGGGTCAGAGGGCGCGGCCGCGCAGGGAGTGCAGATGGGCACGGGCCGCATCGGCGGCATGGCTGAACCAGTCGGCGATCACGGCGGTCTCTTCCGGGGTGTACCGGGCGAAGACCTCCTCCAGGCGGGCGTAGAACGGCTGGTACAGCGCGACGACCCGGGCGGCCGCCTCCGGGTCGGCGACCACGCGCACCCGCCGCCGGTCGGCCGGGTCAGGGGCTCGACGGGCGTAGCCGGCCTTCTCCAGACGGTTGAGCACCCCGGTCACGGCTCCCGTGGTGAGGTTGGCGCGCTCCGCCAGGTCCCCGGCGGACAGCGGCTCCTCGCCCGCGCCGAGCACATGCCCGAGACAGGTCAGGTCGGTCACGTTGAGGCCGAGCGCCTGCGCGACCTCCTGCTGGCCGATGAGGCCCAGGGCCACGTACGCGTCCATCCGGTGGATCGCCTCGCCGACGGTGGCCGGGGGACGGCTCTTGCCCTCCACGCAGAGACTCCTTAGTATCTAAGTTACTTAGCTCGTGAGATAAATCGTCCCATCGATGCCTTCATCCTGCCTGCCCTGACACCCCCACCGGAGCAACCATGAGCGCCCACGGCGACGTCGACCTCGGCCACACCCTGGCCGGATGGACCGGAACCACCCTCGCCGGACTGGGCTCCACCGTCGCGGGAGCCGGAATCTGCCTGGACCTCCCCTGGGCCCTGTGGCTCGGCGCGGCACTGACCCTTCTCGCCGCCGTCACGACCTGGACCCTCCACCTGGCGGGCTGGGGCAAGCCCTCCGGCCCCCGGCCGGCCGACCAGTGGGACTGGCGGGTCCGCGACGCCACCGCCCGCCACGGCCACCCCGACTGCCTCGGCTGCCGCCTCGCGGGCCGCCGCGTCACGGTCACCGCCCGGACCCGACCGCACCCCGAACCGGCCCCCAGCCACCCCTGATCCCGGCCACGACCAGGTCCCGGCGACCGCCCAGGCACCCACGCCCAGCCATCAACACCCCGCCACCGACGCCTACGAAGCCCGCCGGATCTCGTACTCGTCCTCCATCGCCGTGTCGTGCCCCGGAACGCCCACCCGCTCCCCCGTCGCCACGAAACCGAAGCGACGGTAGAACGCGGCGGCCCGCGCGTTGTCCTCATGGACGTAGAGCCGCACCCGCTCGACCGGCTCCGCCAGCGACC is a window encoding:
- a CDS encoding bifunctional lytic transglycosylase/C40 family peptidase — protein: MTVRRAGKAWLVAGGAFGVCLSFVALLVVGTYSAAAGLAGGAGGRANGTVALAKGAVPALYQGLVQQWGNLCPAINPALLAAQLYQESGWNPRAVSPADARGIAQFIPGTWAGHGVDGDGDGDRDIWDPKDAIPSAASYDCELAGYVRNVPGDPASNMLAAYNAGAYRVIKHGGVPPISETQNYVRIIKSLEKSFAQPQGRVDPSRQAAGAIHYAQGKLGTPYLWGGTGTAAQDGRFDCSGLTQAAYESVGIQLPRVANDQYNAGPHPSREELLPGDLVFFSDDLTNSRAIRHVGIYVGGGYMIDAPRTGAVIRFDRIDTPDYFGATRVTAEGAAALPTHLPQT
- a CDS encoding SCO6880 family protein; amino-acid sequence: MTTQSQPVAPRRTYLVGRARPNAIVGKNRETGEIALIIVGAFLGMMSGLLVPLLPLRIALLAGLPMLAIAAVYLPYKHRTFYKWFEINRSYKRMLKRGTAYRSVVAEAGTRLDGREVEVGPPPGIGRVGWLAAPFGPDEIAVLLHADRRTVTAAIEIEGPGVGLRDSEDQEALVDRFGTLLKHVANGDGFVTRLQMLARTLPADPDAHAKDVGQRGDPHAPAWLMESYDQLQSMVSTSSEQHRAYLVACMHYTRELAAEANAMARAAKHASGARKLDRDAGLAVVMARELTDICARLAEADIRVRQPLGQSRLASLVHSMYDPDHPIDHIQAMTKRNAWPAELDAMEPTYLQAKTRESSTRAPWCHATAWVKEWPMTPVGVNFLAPLLVHTPDVIRTVAVTMDLEPTEVAIERMLTEKTNDEADASRAAKMNRTVDPRDIAAHGRLDQRGEDLASGAAGVNLVGYITVSSRSPEALARDKRTIRASAGKSYLKLEWCDREHHRAFVNTLPFATGIRR
- a CDS encoding ATP-binding protein; this translates as MRDPLSVLTDAFTSFVFGKVETTRLPVRTSTGQAQAVYLPTAAPGLGDSGVIIGREVYSGKGYIYDPFQLYGQQLPAPHWLVLGESGNGKSALEKTYVLRQLRFRDRQVVVLDAQGEDGVGEWNLIAQELGITPIRLDPMVANDSGIRLNPLDPSITTTGQLALLRTIIEVAMGHGLDERSGFALKVAHAHVVEHTTHRQPILTDIVERLRHPEAESAEAMNVDIDDVRAWGLDVALVLDRLVDGDLRGMFDGPTTVGIDLDAPLIVFDLSHIDRNSIAMPILMAIVGVWLEHTWIRPDRKKRIFLVEEAWHIINSPFVAQLFQRLLKFGRRLGLSFVAVVHHLSDVVDGAAAKEAAAILKMASTRTIYAQKADEARSTGRVLGLPRWAVEIIPTLTPGIAVWDVNGNVQVVKHLITERERPLVYTDRAMTEASASLGDPDLEWETEQRAILIEQQMNGTSQSTVA
- a CDS encoding type IV secretory system conjugative DNA transfer family protein, producing METARKGGGGVSDGLLLSLFGLLLCLTVLVWTATGLAGLLSHGAWPEGVAYTGTPSALRSLATAPADLAAAWPATPPGQLSGYGLFWGLLIGEAMILLVLAIFALGTLARWRAVRANKKAGVYGRGQEPVRDTREPAHEKPAYDEPADEQPIRERPTHEKPAYEKPVHEEPVHKAAPAPPAPRSPLTTHAPEPPTAPLPTAPPAPPAPAGTPRTFYGPPDARHPAAVQAVQDAEGPVLVITSDPALWAATKDARGKLGPVLVHDPGHLCDTPARLHWSPSEHCEDPAVATERAIALLAPVRPHSRLDAATADTAETLLRCWLHAAAVDGRPFRQVHRWAQGTGAHEPVRILRSHPKAASGHAGLLESALTAHPESRRMAQELTARALASLSSIHIREACTPNRTDSLALASFLPEGGTLYVVGEPIEDPRTHPGAMPLLTALAASVVEHGRRMAARSSDGRLDPPMTLVLDDVAAVAPLPQLPELLATGHTQGLPTLALMRSPEQARTRWPETSLSH
- a CDS encoding MarR family transcriptional regulator, encoding MEGKSRPPATVGEAIHRMDAYVALGLIGQQEVAQALGLNVTDLTCLGHVLGAGEEPLSAGDLAERANLTTGAVTGVLNRLEKAGYARRAPDPADRRRVRVVADPEAAARVVALYQPFYARLEEVFARYTPEETAVIADWFSHAADAARAHLHSLRGRAL
- a CDS encoding HGxxPAAW family protein: MSAHGDVDLGHTLAGWTGTTLAGLGSTVAGAGICLDLPWALWLGAALTLLAAVTTWTLHLAGWGKPSGPRPADQWDWRVRDATARHGHPDCLGCRLAGRRVTVTARTRPHPEPAPSHP